From Anopheles coluzzii chromosome 3, AcolN3, whole genome shotgun sequence, the proteins below share one genomic window:
- the LOC120955563 gene encoding exosome complex component CSL4 has protein sequence MSEESEDQTLICVPGQILCAASEFTVAGQGTYEKLGYIHATLAGIVQMKKREKNTFISVVSFGGGATVPVIGDIVTARITAVQNRMARCRILCIGKTALNRTLRGIIRKEDVRATEVDRVEMHKCFRPGDIILARVLHQIELNVFHLSTADNELGVVVAISPSSRATWGADPIPMVPICWTEVQCPVTLVKEPRKVAKVVPEKGESLKKSLALF, from the coding sequence ATGAGTGAAGAAAGTGAAGATCAAACACTGATTTGTGTCCCCGGTCAGATATTGTGTGCCGCCTCCGAGTTCACCGTTGCCGGCCAGGGAACGTACGAAAAGCTGGGCTACATTCACGCCACCCTTGCCGGCATCGTGCAGATGAAGAAGCGCGAGAAAAACACCTTCATCTCGGTGGTTTCCTTCGGCGGTGGAGCAACGGTCCCGGTCATAGGCGATATTGTCACAGCACGGATTACGGCCGTACAAAATCGAATGGCAAGATGCCGCATACTGTGCATCGGCAAAACGGCACTGAACCGCACGCTGCGTGGAATCATCCGCAAGGAGGACGTGCGCGCCACGGAGGTGGATCGTGTGGAAATGCACAAATGCTTCCGACCGGGCGATATCATTCTGGCCCGAGTTTTGCATCAAATCGAGCTGAACGTGTTCCATCTGTCCACGGCGGATAACGAGCTGGGCGTTGTGGTGGCAATTTCTCCGAGTTCGCGCGCTACCTGGGGTGcggatccgattccgatgGTTCCGATCTGCTGGACGGAAGTGCAGTGTCCGGTGACGCTGGTGAAAGAGCCGCGCAAAGTAGCGAAGGTGGTACCGGAGAAGGGCGAGTCGCTGAAGAAGAGTCTAGcgctgttttaa
- the LOC120955562 gene encoding uroporphyrinogen-III synthase-like — MRKVVVILKSESENADNYGTLLEKHGYEPVFIPTLDFSFKNLDVLRDRLLSPYKYSGLIFTSPRSITAVRDALEGQRKLKDDWKTLDNYSVGETSRELIQRTLDLDTKGQHSGNASNLADFIKTDLYNKTITMPFLFPCGNLKQDVLQNKLSEYGYSLDSVEVYETVPHRDLERNLVALFAGEREKEGDRTIDSLLFFSPSGINYCAHVFEKHRIDLTGKRIIAIGPSTKKAIENKGITVHRTAEKPSPDYVVGALLQDT, encoded by the coding sequence ATGCGAAAGGTGGTGGTGATACTAAAGTCGGAAAGTGAAAATGCGGACAACTATGGCACACTGCTGGAGAAGCACGGCTACGAGCCCGTCTTCATACCGACGCTAGACTTTTCGTTCAAAAACTTGGACGTGCTGCGGGATCGGCTGCTGTCGCCTTACAAGTACTCAGGCCTTATCTTTACCAGCCCGCGCAGCATCACGGCCGTGCGGGACGCGCTGGAGGGCCAGCGCAAGCTGAAGGACGATTGGAAAACGCTGGACAACTACAGCGTTGGTGAGACGTCCCGGGAGCTCATCCAGCGCACGCTGGACCTCGACACCAAGGGCCAGCATTCGGGGAATGCGAGCAATTTGGCGGACTTTATCAAAACCGACCTGTATAACAAAACCATCACGATGCCGTTCCTGTTCCCCTGCGGCAATCTCAAGCAGGACGTGCTGCAGAACAAACTGTCCGAGTATGGCTACTCGCTCGACTCGGTGGAGGTGTACGAAACGGTGCCACATCGCGACCTGGAACGAAACCTGGTCGCCCTGTTCGCGGGTGAGCGAGAGAAGGAAGGTGATCGGACGATCGATAGCTTACTCTTTTTCAGCCCCTCCGGGATTAACTACTGTGCGCACGTGTTCGAGAAGCATCGCATTGATCTGACCGGCAAGCGCATCATTGCGATCGGGCCGAGCACGaagaaagcgatcgaaaacaaGGGCATCACGGTGCACCGGACGGCGGAGAAGCCGTCGCCCGACTATGTCGTTGGTGCGCTGCTACAGGACACCTAA